In the Uranotaenia lowii strain MFRU-FL chromosome 1, ASM2978415v1, whole genome shotgun sequence genome, aattgacaaaattgacaaaattgacaaaattgacaaaattgacaaaattgacaaaattgacaaaagtgacaaaattgacaaaattgacaaaattgacaaaattgacaaaattgacaaaattgacaaaattgacaaaattgacaaaattgacaaaattgacaaaattgacaaaattgacaaaattgacaaaattgacaaaattgacaaaattgacaaaattgacaaaattgacaaaattgacaaaattgacaaaattgacaaaattgacaaaattgacaaaattgacaaaattgacaaaattgacaaaattgacaaaattgacaaaattgacaaaattgacaaaattgacaaaattgacaaaattgacaaaattgaaaaaattgacaaaattgacaaaattgacaaaattgacaaaattgacaaaattgacaaaattgacaaaattgacaaaattgacaaaattgacaaaattgacaaaattgacaaaattgacaaaattgacaaaattgacaaaattgacaaaattgacaaaattgacaaaattgacaaaattgacaaaattgacaaaattgtcaaaattgtcaaaattgtcaaaattgtcaaaattgtcaaaatttatcaaaattgacaaaattgacaaaattgacaaaattgacaaaattgacaaaattgacaaaattgacaaaattgacaaaattgacaaaattgacaaaattgacaaaattgacaaaattgacaaaattgacaaaattgacaaaattgacaaaatggacaaaattgacaaaattgacaaaattgacaaaattgacaaaattgtcaaaattgtcaaaattgtcaaaattgtcaaaatttatcaaaattgacaaaattgacaaaattgacaaaattgacaaaattgacaaaattgacaaaattgacaaaattgacaaaattgacaaaattgacaaaattgacaaaattgacaaaattgacaaaattgacaaaattgacaaaattgacaaaattgacaaaattgacaaaattgacaaaattgacaaaattgacaaaattgacaaaattgacaaaattgacaaaattgacaaaattgacaaaattgacaaaattgacaaaattgacaaaattgacaaaattgtcaaaattgacaaaattgacaaaatgatttattgaatttttaccaATGAAAGTCATCTCGAAAGCAAGAGCTGATAAAAGaaactaattgcatatttggattcaccGCCAAAGCCTAGTCAAAATCAGTTCCAAaatctttgcacctcggaaaaatgtgaattttgttgccctAGTTTTTAATGAATCCGCAAAGGCGTTATAAAACTACGCTATAAATCAACTACgaattttattaactttttaaaaataaaatggtcCATCTTAGAAAGAATAAACAAATATCAACCATGGAATCTTCAAGTTTTGAACAGACTTTATGAGACTCTTTTTTGCTCTTTCAGTTAGattaattcatttgaaaattatttaaaaaaaaaacagaaagtctTCTGTGGTGGAAAGAGATGATGGTTTTTTGTTTGACTTTGTTATTAATTCGTCACATCCCGAAAAATTGTTCACGAAACGAGTTAATAAAATGCGCTAAagtacacgcagagaaaacaaggcttttgaaacaaaacaaaactgactttgattgaaaacattcattgttttttaacaaaactcttgttttattttaattaaaaaattttgtttctgattttaaaacaaaaattttgaaaaaaaagaaaattctttgaattgaatatttttggattttgacaaaagaaactgtttttttaaatatagaagcattaatattttgaattatttattaatttattggcGTTTTTAACTGTAGGATCACATgaatttcaaacgattttttttgtcactcagTGTAACCTGCCATAGACTTGTCCATGCGTAAACCTCATACATAGacacgatttgtgatgccagcTGATATTACGCAGTGTGACAGAATGTAATTCAATATTCtggtttgccttttttttttggacaaagCATGATGAACTGCACCCAAACTTGAAGTAATTTGATTTGgacgaatgaagtttttatcttCACAACCCAAAGACAAGTACATGGAGAGTTCACACATTTCTGTGGGTGTAAATGCATGTCATAACGAGGATTCGTTTGAGGTTTCGACGAGGTAAAATGCCTGCCCTGGACGAAGGGGGAGCTGTTGAGTTTAAATGCCCTACTGGCAACCGCCGGCAGGTTTAGTATCGTTCAGTCGTTGACGCTGCTAGGAAGTTTAGAAAAAGGTTGATCATGGACAAATGGGTTGGCAAGATAGCTCTGGTCACGGGAGCTAGCGCAGGGATAGGTCAGGATCTGGCCTTGGCATTGGCCGATGCGGGCATGAAGGTCGTCGGAATAGCTCGAAGGGTTGAAATGGTGGAAGCTTTGGTGGGAAAAGTTACCGGAACTGGACAGATCTTTTGCCGGAAGTGTGATGTTTCCAATGAGGAAGAACTGCTGCAGACCTTTTCCTGGATACGCGAGGAACTAGGCGGCGTGGATGTTTTGGTTTGTAACGCTGGGGTGTTTCGGTGTAACTTCTTGACGCGTGAGTTCAATTGAATCCAGCTGAAACCTCTTAAAAAGCTAACGAATTTTGAGGAATATTGTAGAGAGTGATTCGGTTGATTTCCGGGACACCTTTAACGTCAACGTGGTCGGTACCTGCATCTGCATTCGTGAAGCTGTGAAAGATATGAAGGAGCGTGGAGGTTCGGGACACATTTTCATCGTCAACAGCATCCTGGGCAAGCGTATCCCCGACGTATCGGTCCCGATGTACGGAGCTTATCCGGCGTCGAAATTTGCCCTCACTGGATTGGCAGACGTTCTGCGAAAAGAAATGATGTTCTTCCAGTTGCCAGTTCGCGTTACGGTAAGGATTCTTTTCGAACAAAGTATCAATTAATAATTTTCGTAAAAATCCTCAGAGTATTCATCCGGGAATGGTTCAAACGGATATGATCAAAGTGTTTGACTCGGCGCTGGCTCAACGGCTTCCCAAGCTGAATGTGGCAGACATCACATCGAACGTTCTTCATTGCCTGAGCGCCCCGATGGATGTTCACGTAAGTTTAATTAATTTGTTCGCCATCCCCTCCTACCCTGCTCCCCAGTCGGTTGTGCTTAAAATTCACTAAATAAGTCTGGATTTCCGAAGATTTGTGTTGGCTGGCCTCTGACCGGCTTGTTATACAATAAATTAAAGAATTATGGGTGGTGCACACAACGCAAACAACTCGTTCGGTGGTGAAGCATAGAAATGTGACGCTTCTGTGGTTTTTCTTATTCTGACTGATTGAATTACATTCATCATGGGTTCGATTCAAAAAGGGCGGCCATTAAAAGAAAGAAACGCGGagctccgttttttttttaaaatgccgATTATATAATCTGTAAATTATGAAACATAGTATTcacatcaaattttgaatggcgTATTTAAAATCTAGTCAAAATCAAGTCGAACATTGCCTGAGAATGAACAAGTTGAATCAATATTTTCGGAAAACGTAAAGATTTGTATTTAGACACATGATGtgtcttctttttataaaaattatattagtATTCACAGTAAAGTGCaattatttgtgtttttttacggTCGTTATAGGCGAAGAAAGTTACCACAAAGagattttaaacgttttaaatGGCTTAAACAGCTTAAACAATATTAAAAGtcagtttttaaataattgaaatcgtGTTACACAAACGTAATACACAAGaacgatgaaaaaaattcaaattaaaaaattttcaaatttgtttattttgcggtattttttggaatttgaaatgttaTCCTGTTCTTTGTAATCTTCGGAGAgaaaagtatagtatttccaacaatattccacttatattcaatcatatatctgattgtctctcctacctacctacctaagggtccagcgccgattgaccggcgcatagggctgagataaaagatctccactgctggcgatccggagccagcgtcttcacttgctgccagccaaggttctcgtcaactgtgcggatttcagcggctagacttcgccgccacgagcttttgggcctgcctcttcttcgatgcccatctggattccagtcaagcgcctctctgcaaatctcgttttcatctcttcgcagcgtgtgcccaatccatctccacttacgttcccgaatctcgatttctagcgccttttgatgacaccggcgatgaagttcaacgtttgagatccagttgccaggccaccaagcgcggatgatgttccgcaggcaccgattcacaaaaacttgcagttttcgcgtcgtcaccgcatatgtgcaccaagtctcacacccgtacagcaatacggatttgacgtttgagttgaagattcggatcttagttcgtagagagatctggcgtgaccgccagatgtttcggagactcgcaaacgcaaatcgggcttttctgatccgggtttcgatgtccttcttggtaccaccatcaggcgtaatctggctaccaagatactggaagcactccactgtctcaacctgttgtccagctaccacgaaattggaacgattttctgtattgatttccatcgacttggtctttccgacattgattttgagacctgctgccttggagctttcggtgaggtcgtcgagtttgctctgcatgtcttgttgtgtttgggcgagcaaaacaatatcgtctgccaggtcaaggtcgttcagttgctccatggttgaaggattccacggcaatcctcggtttggtctacagtcaatcgatccagtcaagatctcatccattacgatgagaaaaagcagcggtgacaaaatacatccttgtctcactccagcagttaccgggattggttcggacaagacaccgtcgtgtaagaccttgcacgaaaatgcctcgtactgtgcttcgatgagatggactagtttctctgggacccctcgtcgtctaagagcagcccagatgttttcgtggttcagtcggtcaaatgctttttcgaaatcaacgaacaccagcagaagagagtcctggaattcgttgatttgttccagtattattcgtagcgttgtgatgtggtccacacatgatcgtccggatcggaatccagcttgttgccgtcggagtgtagcgtcgattttctcctggatcctgttcaggatcactttgcagagtactttaagggttgtacagatcaaagttatgccacgccagttaccgcactctgttaggtctcctttctttgggacctttacgaggataccctgcatccagtcagccgggaatgttgcagtataccaaatgtcagcgaaaagacggtgcaacatttgtgctgacaaggcagggtcggctttgagcatttcagcaggaatgcaatcgattccaggcgctttgttggatttcatgtccttgattgccgcttctatttcagccagcgtgggcgcttccgagttgacgccattaatgcgacttactgtgggcgcctcgagctgcgggttctgttggccattgctatttgtaactcggaaaagttgatcaaaatgctcagtccaacgcttgagctgatctgttcgatctgtcagcagctgacctgctcg is a window encoding:
- the LOC129741805 gene encoding farnesol dehydrogenase-like codes for the protein MDKWVGKIALVTGASAGIGQDLALALADAGMKVVGIARRVEMVEALVGKVTGTGQIFCRKCDVSNEEELLQTFSWIREELGGVDVLVCNAGVFRCNFLTQSDSVDFRDTFNVNVVGTCICIREAVKDMKERGGSGHIFIVNSILGKRIPDVSVPMYGAYPASKFALTGLADVLRKEMMFFQLPVRVTSIHPGMVQTDMIKVFDSALAQRLPKLNVADITSNVLHCLSAPMDVHIDELTVMPGMVPASQQ